Proteins encoded in a region of the Sporocytophaga myxococcoides DSM 11118 genome:
- a CDS encoding alpha/beta hydrolase, producing the protein MGNQKNLNKQAGTSGEEIHPTIVLVHGAFVDASGWEAVYNKLKKNGYKVAIVQNPTISLEGDVAATKRVIDTVEEPVILVGHSYGGAVITEAGNDPKVAGLVYIDAFALDKGESVSALIKDPVPGAPAPPLLAPLDGFILLDKEKFPEAFAADVDPDKARFMADTQIPWGIDAVNGTISEPAWKNKPSWYLIGTKDRMVPPDAQRFMANRSRATIVEAEGSHSIYVSKPDIVTSIIETAAKAIAEETLIK; encoded by the coding sequence ATGGGAAACCAAAAAAATCTTAATAAGCAAGCAGGAACTTCGGGAGAAGAGATACATCCTACAATTGTCCTAGTCCATGGTGCTTTTGTGGATGCTTCAGGATGGGAAGCTGTTTATAATAAACTGAAAAAGAATGGATACAAAGTCGCTATTGTCCAGAATCCAACCATCTCCCTCGAAGGAGATGTTGCAGCGACAAAACGTGTTATTGATACTGTAGAGGAACCTGTAATTCTTGTCGGCCATTCATATGGTGGTGCTGTGATTACTGAAGCAGGGAATGACCCTAAAGTGGCAGGTCTTGTCTATATCGATGCCTTTGCCCTCGACAAGGGAGAATCTGTATCAGCGCTTATCAAAGATCCTGTGCCAGGAGCACCGGCACCACCATTATTAGCTCCTCTGGATGGCTTTATACTTCTTGATAAAGAAAAGTTTCCTGAAGCGTTTGCCGCTGATGTGGATCCGGATAAAGCAAGGTTTATGGCCGACACTCAGATTCCTTGGGGAATAGATGCCGTCAATGGAACGATAAGCGAGCCTGCATGGAAAAACAAACCAAGTTGGTACCTGATTGGCACAAAGGACAGAATGGTTCCACCAGATGCACAGCGTTTCATGGCAAATCGTTCAAGAGCAACAATAGTCGAGGCTGAAGGAAGTCATTCAATTTATGTATCCAAGCCTGATATTGTTACCTCCATTATTGAAACAGCAGCAAAAGCTATCGCAGAAGAAACTCTTATAAAATAA
- a CDS encoding ester cyclase: protein MTTSNNKATVIRFNKEFLEKGNIDVLKEIVASGFINHSAAGSVPNTIEGMIQLVAMLHQGFSDFKIDIHDQVAENDIVATRKTIYATHTGEIMGHKATGKQVAFNVMDFVRLRDGKYIEHWGQNNMMQVIQQLS, encoded by the coding sequence ATGACAACATCAAACAACAAAGCAACAGTAATACGATTCAACAAAGAATTTTTAGAAAAGGGAAATATTGATGTATTAAAAGAAATTGTAGCTAGCGGTTTTATAAATCACTCAGCTGCCGGCTCGGTTCCAAATACTATTGAAGGAATGATACAACTGGTCGCCATGTTACATCAAGGATTTTCAGATTTCAAAATTGATATTCACGATCAAGTTGCAGAAAATGATATTGTTGCTACACGTAAAACGATTTATGCAACTCATACAGGAGAAATAATGGGACACAAAGCGACAGGAAAACAGGTAGCTTTTAATGTTATGGACTTTGTGCGTCTTCGTGATGGAAAATACATCGAGCACTGGGGGCAAAATAACATGATGCAGGTGATACAGCAATTATCATAA
- a CDS encoding IS1595 family transposase → MFENQSLGDDLSYKYLRSNFLTHKQCIEIIFRYRALKTLGKCINCENLLIYYKQKNSKPTAFYCTKCRFTVYPLANTPLEKLRIPLPDFFKFTLKKIAHNSGYSSNIIAELYGYNRETAWYLCHRIRRWMALANASIRLYKIVQIDEAAVNTGSKGLGKYANKKRGFNSYSHSICLGMVDSEKRMRLFLIPDREEDTLLEVITNYVEISSIVYTDEFSSYQNLLKYGYTHKTVNHAKRQYRNGDATTNRIEGSWKLLKKRLEGTYYQITEKYAHLYFAEHVFRYTNQNESLSKKFKILLESLPPLFEKKSTSNQI, encoded by the coding sequence ATGTTTGAAAATCAATCATTAGGAGATGATTTGTCATACAAGTACCTAAGGTCTAATTTTTTAACCCACAAGCAGTGTATTGAAATAATATTTCGGTACAGGGCTTTGAAGACACTAGGGAAATGTATCAATTGTGAAAATCTCCTTATTTATTATAAGCAGAAAAATAGTAAACCGACAGCCTTTTACTGTACCAAGTGTCGATTTACAGTGTATCCATTGGCTAATACTCCTTTAGAGAAACTAAGAATTCCTCTTCCTGATTTTTTCAAGTTTACTCTGAAAAAAATAGCACACAATTCAGGTTATAGTTCAAACATTATTGCTGAATTATATGGATATAATCGGGAAACGGCTTGGTATTTATGTCATAGGATTCGTCGTTGGATGGCATTGGCTAATGCATCGATTAGATTGTATAAAATCGTGCAAATAGACGAAGCAGCAGTTAACACTGGATCAAAAGGGCTTGGAAAATATGCTAACAAAAAAAGAGGCTTTAACTCTTATTCTCACAGTATATGTTTAGGAATGGTAGATTCTGAGAAAAGAATGAGACTTTTCTTAATTCCAGATAGAGAGGAAGACACGTTGCTAGAAGTAATTACCAATTACGTTGAGATAAGTTCTATTGTTTATACTGATGAGTTTTCATCCTATCAGAATCTACTCAAATATGGCTATACGCATAAAACCGTTAACCATGCAAAACGTCAATACCGAAATGGTGATGCAACTACTAACCGAATTGAAGGAAGTTGGAAACTTCTAAAAAAGAGATTAGAAGGAACATATTATCAGATAACAGAAAAGTACGCCCACCTATATTTTGCTGAACATGTCTTTCGGTACACTAACCAAAATGAATCTCTTAGCAAGAAGTTTAAAATCCTATTAGAAAGTTTGCCTCCGCTGTTTGAAAAAAAATCAACATCTAACCAGATCTAA
- a CDS encoding DUF2779 domain-containing protein translates to MENKNDKAWLSESVYTDTQRCIKSTFLSLHEPELKINTGFSASHTFQIVEKTARTLYPNGIDVMEEEYINFNHFVYYTKHLLDKGNKTIYQACFQSEFKRCKVDILIQHNEKKWTIINVVSRTKVEDTDILRLGFISKTIQELYPKISLEAKVIYLNSNYVRENELDLQKLFNSEDISRRINLVQPIVDRFIRSAIKMYNATKPPNIGIGTYCQKPFPCPFQHICWKDIPEYSVFDLSHVWLTRQFQFYQQGIVKLEDIPRTAKLSENQWMQIDCELQKIIVTNLPAIDKFMEELEYPISHMDFETFQPAIPLFPGTSPYDQIPFQFSVHTEYSNGDVIHHEFLHNGKSDPRLLFLQKLLTVVGAEGTILCYNHRFETARLKELAMYYPEYGADIMRIIDRIKDLMYPFEKRFLYHPEQKGSVSLKVVLPAWAPDLNYKGLSIGNGVAASAEYEKLGQSFTSAKEKAKIRKDLLEYCKMDTYAMVRLLKVLKSLIQKEELVKIKS, encoded by the coding sequence ATGGAAAATAAAAATGATAAAGCATGGTTATCAGAATCAGTTTATACTGATACGCAGAGGTGTATAAAATCAACCTTTTTGTCTTTACACGAACCCGAATTAAAGATTAATACTGGATTCTCTGCTTCTCACACATTTCAAATTGTTGAGAAGACTGCTCGTACCCTGTACCCGAATGGCATTGATGTAATGGAGGAAGAATATATCAACTTTAATCACTTTGTCTACTACACTAAGCACTTGCTTGATAAAGGCAATAAAACTATTTATCAGGCATGTTTTCAAAGTGAATTTAAAAGATGTAAAGTCGATATTCTAATTCAACATAACGAGAAAAAGTGGACAATAATAAATGTAGTAAGCCGGACTAAGGTTGAGGATACAGATATTCTCCGTTTAGGGTTTATAAGTAAGACCATTCAAGAGTTATATCCCAAGATATCCTTGGAGGCTAAAGTGATTTATCTAAATTCTAATTATGTCAGAGAAAATGAATTAGATCTTCAAAAGTTGTTTAACTCAGAAGATATATCGAGACGAATTAACTTAGTACAACCAATAGTAGACCGATTTATTCGGTCTGCTATTAAAATGTATAATGCCACTAAACCGCCTAATATTGGAATAGGAACCTATTGTCAAAAGCCGTTCCCTTGTCCTTTTCAACATATATGTTGGAAAGATATACCTGAATATTCCGTTTTTGATTTGAGTCATGTATGGCTAACTCGACAATTCCAATTTTATCAACAAGGCATTGTGAAATTAGAAGATATTCCTCGGACTGCTAAACTATCCGAAAATCAATGGATGCAAATTGATTGTGAACTTCAAAAAATAATAGTCACCAATTTGCCTGCTATTGACAAGTTTATGGAAGAGTTGGAGTATCCCATTTCACATATGGATTTTGAAACCTTCCAGCCTGCGATTCCTTTATTTCCGGGTACTTCACCTTATGATCAAATTCCTTTTCAATTCAGTGTTCATACTGAATATTCGAATGGAGATGTAATTCATCATGAGTTTTTACATAATGGGAAAAGTGATCCTCGTTTGTTGTTTTTGCAAAAGTTATTGACTGTTGTGGGGGCAGAGGGGACAATCCTTTGTTATAATCACAGATTTGAAACAGCAAGGTTGAAGGAATTGGCAATGTATTATCCTGAGTATGGAGCCGACATTATGAGGATTATCGATCGAATTAAGGATTTAATGTATCCTTTCGAGAAAAGATTCTTATATCACCCAGAGCAAAAAGGGTCAGTCTCTTTGAAGGTCGTGTTACCGGCTTGGGCTCCTGATTTGAACTATAAGGGACTATCTATTGGCAATGGGGTTGCTGCTTCTGCGGAATATGAGAAACTGGGGCAGTCTTTTACATCTGCTAAAGAAAAGGCTAAGATTAGAAAAGACTTGCTTGAGTATTGCAAGATGGATACGTATGCCATGGTGCGATTACTAAAGGTCTTGAAATCATTAATACAAAAGGAAGAATTAGTTAAAATTAAATCTTAA
- a CDS encoding helix-turn-helix domain-containing protein, translating to MKIGDKIKILREVKNISAKEIADELEMTVGGYMKIERNDVDINTEKMEKIANVLGITPADLLNLDERHIFNFSNNEIKNGGYVVVNFPEELKSLYEDKIKLLEDKIAYQQETIDQLKEQIKKLS from the coding sequence ATGAAGATCGGAGATAAAATTAAGATACTGAGAGAGGTTAAAAACATATCAGCAAAGGAGATTGCAGATGAGTTGGAGATGACGGTTGGAGGCTATATGAAAATCGAAAGAAATGATGTGGATATAAACACTGAGAAAATGGAAAAGATAGCAAATGTATTGGGTATTACTCCGGCAGACCTGTTGAATTTAGACGAGAGACATATTTTCAACTTCAGCAATAATGAAATCAAGAATGGAGGGTATGTAGTGGTAAATTTTCCAGAAGAATTGAAATCCCTTTATGAAGATAAGATCAAACTCCTGGAGGACAAAATTGCCTATCAACAAGAGACCATAGATCAACTCAAAGAACAAATAAAAAAACTCTCCTGA
- a CDS encoding toxin-antitoxin system YwqK family antitoxin yields MKYLVIFFLLFSTLGVGQTLPPKSYWIETDQLGRKINTGVIKERYNEDENANIHGKYISYHQNGNKEKVADFNHGKLNGQYEEYYDDGTIKLKCVYQNNILQGSYYAVECNSFSGIGYCYATKTNYLNGKEHGPHEKRKVGNINLYLSGKVSPTDILIEKGQYVNGNREGKWLVEGDEGSYREGIYKLSREEGIWTNTSTRKSAFGPLPYYEKGYKALFKAGEAIQIWDETGKDLADIAREESQKAKQQQEIETRIEAEKKEKEGIDKLLSTPNLIYNMNSYVLVEDSQRQLNQFAQNILKYNQTNNNQVKELWILAHTAKGKEDDVIEQKLQEDKLYILSLNRCYMIKKYLIEYGLSDIQFHFLPCASYLAKGKKVEIFLDQIQDVKSGQEICQKLTGQAEYSPDKIVLNQALRNGVLHNVKQLKDANVNPEFKYRVPIELWMDGYSQDEPEIDKFKKELIKVAGDAKQVLQYVYPLNFQR; encoded by the coding sequence ATGAAGTATTTAGTAATCTTTTTTCTCTTATTTTCAACTTTAGGTGTAGGTCAAACCCTTCCTCCCAAGTCTTATTGGATTGAGACTGATCAATTAGGTAGAAAGATAAATACTGGGGTTATAAAGGAAAGATATAATGAAGATGAAAATGCTAATATTCATGGTAAGTATATCAGTTATCATCAGAATGGAAATAAAGAGAAAGTTGCTGACTTTAATCACGGTAAGTTAAATGGTCAATATGAAGAGTACTATGATGATGGGACTATCAAATTAAAATGTGTTTATCAAAATAATATACTCCAAGGCTCTTATTATGCTGTGGAATGTAATAGTTTCTCAGGTATTGGCTACTGCTATGCTACTAAAACAAACTATCTTAATGGCAAAGAACATGGCCCTCACGAGAAAAGAAAGGTTGGTAATATTAACCTGTATTTATCTGGTAAAGTATCACCTACAGACATTTTGATTGAAAAGGGCCAATATGTTAATGGAAACAGAGAAGGTAAATGGCTTGTAGAAGGAGATGAAGGTAGTTATAGAGAGGGTATCTATAAACTAAGCAGAGAAGAAGGAATCTGGACTAATACTTCAACTCGTAAATCTGCTTTTGGACCTTTACCATACTATGAAAAGGGTTATAAGGCATTATTTAAAGCGGGTGAAGCAATTCAAATCTGGGACGAAACAGGGAAAGATTTGGCTGATATTGCACGTGAGGAATCTCAAAAGGCAAAACAACAGCAAGAAATTGAAACTCGGATAGAGGCTGAAAAGAAAGAGAAGGAAGGAATAGATAAACTATTAAGTACTCCCAATCTAATTTATAACATGAATAGTTATGTGCTTGTAGAAGACAGCCAGAGACAATTGAATCAGTTCGCTCAAAATATTCTGAAATACAATCAAACCAACAATAACCAGGTCAAGGAACTTTGGATTTTAGCCCACACTGCAAAGGGAAAAGAAGATGATGTAATAGAACAAAAATTGCAAGAGGATAAACTCTACATTTTATCCTTAAATAGATGTTATATGATTAAGAAGTATTTGATTGAATATGGGCTAAGTGATATACAGTTTCATTTTCTTCCTTGTGCATCTTATTTGGCTAAAGGAAAAAAGGTGGAGATTTTTTTAGATCAAATTCAAGATGTCAAATCCGGTCAGGAAATATGTCAAAAACTTACGGGACAAGCGGAATACTCCCCTGATAAAATTGTATTGAATCAGGCATTACGAAATGGAGTACTGCATAATGTCAAGCAACTCAAAGATGCCAATGTTAATCCTGAATTTAAATACAGAGTACCGATTGAGTTATGGATGGATGGATATTCCCAAGATGAACCTGAAATTGATAAATTTAAAAAGGAATTGATAAAGGTAGCAGGTGATGCTAAACAAGTCTTACAATATGTTTACCCATTAAACTTTCAACGGTAA
- a CDS encoding DUF262 domain-containing protein, with the protein MSISKSQTEKFGQIFSGSRFIIPSYQRKYSWTEKETKALWQDIEESLKDNMNHFVGTLSFKENKPEGLSTDIVYEIIDGQQRITTLFILLKVLIEKIPDQKIQNDQITAFIGSKGNLRLLPLGEDGEFLNTLLFDFNNINLNAIDKRSQKYMYSAKSTFTALANALSREEIEERIIFIRDRLDVLFFNVTSQAQSVKMFSIINDRGLPLRILDKTKSILMLYSTLHLMESLNDSINLAFEKIFDSYDDILVWRDKLGILGRLEENTIFTQHYYSSRKLFPDTWTNRDGAETIFDNLKKRCEDLKNKPTELNTFITEYLSDFKAFSVSYAQLIKDIQTVPIYQKPFRYLEFTATLYPVLVRLYMQNKLIQLLPLLESIEVRVYKLRGTNPIADMYWLSSQLTENDLTIEEIKAYLISFSEKFVNNHVFETYLDSAIAENRVVKYILSEYCNNNLDIAVYKNLQIEHIFSKDPNYDVSSYGFSKDYEYEKNRIGNLSLLEESINKGLGNLPPVNKITGYLSSVITDTRNLAGEIQKGNYCKPCVDNRRKKIVDFCIDRFKVN; encoded by the coding sequence ATGTCAATTTCAAAAAGCCAAACAGAAAAATTCGGTCAAATCTTTAGCGGTAGTAGATTTATCATCCCTTCGTATCAGCGCAAATACAGTTGGACAGAAAAAGAGACAAAAGCCCTTTGGCAAGATATCGAAGAAAGCCTAAAAGACAATATGAACCATTTTGTAGGAACACTTTCATTTAAAGAAAATAAACCTGAAGGGCTTTCTACAGATATTGTTTATGAAATTATTGATGGGCAACAACGGATCACTACATTATTCATTTTATTAAAAGTATTAATTGAGAAAATACCAGATCAAAAAATACAAAATGATCAAATAACGGCTTTTATCGGGAGCAAAGGTAACCTAAGACTCTTGCCTCTTGGAGAAGATGGCGAATTTTTAAATACGTTACTTTTTGATTTTAACAATATTAATCTAAATGCAATAGATAAGAGAAGTCAAAAGTACATGTATTCAGCGAAATCAACATTTACAGCATTAGCAAATGCATTAAGTCGTGAAGAAATTGAAGAGAGAATAATTTTTATTCGAGATAGATTGGATGTATTATTTTTTAATGTTACAAGTCAGGCCCAGTCTGTTAAAATGTTCTCTATAATAAATGATAGGGGATTACCTTTAAGAATATTAGATAAAACGAAGAGTATTCTAATGCTCTATTCAACTCTTCATTTAATGGAAAGTCTGAATGACAGTATAAACTTAGCATTCGAAAAGATATTTGACTCATATGATGACATACTTGTATGGAGAGATAAACTGGGGATATTAGGTAGGTTGGAAGAAAATACAATTTTCACCCAGCATTATTATTCTTCAAGAAAACTATTTCCTGATACTTGGACTAATAGAGATGGTGCAGAAACTATATTTGACAATTTGAAAAAAAGATGTGAAGATCTGAAAAATAAACCAACCGAACTAAACACCTTCATTACTGAATACCTATCAGATTTTAAAGCCTTTTCAGTTAGTTATGCCCAACTCATAAAAGACATACAAACTGTTCCTATCTACCAAAAGCCATTTCGATATCTTGAATTTACTGCTACACTATACCCAGTTCTTGTAAGGCTGTATATGCAGAATAAACTTATTCAATTACTGCCCCTATTAGAATCAATTGAAGTAAGAGTATATAAACTTAGAGGTACAAACCCAATTGCTGACATGTATTGGTTAAGTTCCCAACTTACAGAAAACGATTTAACAATTGAAGAGATAAAAGCATATTTAATTTCTTTCAGTGAGAAATTTGTGAATAATCATGTTTTTGAGACATACCTGGATAGCGCAATAGCGGAAAATAGAGTAGTAAAGTATATCCTATCAGAGTATTGCAATAATAATTTGGATATTGCGGTTTATAAAAACCTCCAAATTGAGCATATATTTAGCAAAGATCCCAATTATGATGTTTCTAGTTATGGTTTCTCTAAGGACTATGAATACGAAAAGAATAGGATTGGGAATTTGAGTTTGTTAGAAGAATCTATTAACAAAGGGCTAGGTAATCTTCCCCCTGTAAATAAAATTACTGGTTATCTTAGTTCTGTTATCACTGATACAAGAAATTTGGCAGGAGAAATCCAAAAAGGCAATTACTGCAAACCTTGTGTAGATAACAGACGAAAAAAGATTGTTGACTTTTGTATTGATAGATTTAAAGTGAACTAA
- a CDS encoding serine/threonine-protein kinase — MIDIKNLKIVAPKGQGYFCIVKQYVNDKTGETYALKELKKEHYSNEGYCYRFLREIKLLQELEGCENIIRLVSHGNDINNQKLWYLMPFAKANLYDYIKINNGTLTQIDRYSIVEQIINAIKYAHSRKILHRDISPNNVLVFIRDSQRIIQMSDFGLGKAIESLSYYTGSSTSNYGQILYVSPEQRDSLRDATEQSDIYSLGKLIYFIFTGKDPDNMKQFELSTLVAKATEETPQDRYKSINDLENHFNALKDLHLNQVIPIENITFREILESGEYIDNTKVHEILVKGIYIGHVYEEYIKPVNQYLSSNLSEYYNQVGNGIRDFVRTYSERLNVCYQTTGWPFSAMKKIGEILIKIIKTVNDSETKLICFKQLWYLAFEADQWAVQSELKSVFNDTHISKAIETQLSEYIISTGRGVDMEHFGNLILPKIIKASIIKLNEITRKEKDVTGDDFPF; from the coding sequence ATGATAGATATAAAAAATCTTAAAATTGTCGCGCCTAAAGGACAGGGATACTTTTGCATAGTTAAACAATACGTTAATGACAAGACTGGAGAAACATATGCATTAAAGGAATTAAAAAAGGAACATTATTCAAATGAAGGATACTGTTATCGATTTTTAAGAGAGATAAAATTACTTCAAGAATTAGAAGGATGTGAAAACATTATTCGCCTTGTTAGTCACGGAAATGATATAAATAATCAAAAATTATGGTATTTAATGCCTTTTGCGAAAGCCAACCTGTACGATTACATTAAAATTAATAACGGAACATTAACCCAAATTGATAGATATAGTATTGTTGAACAAATTATCAATGCTATAAAATATGCCCATTCCCGGAAGATTCTACATAGGGATATTTCACCAAACAATGTATTGGTTTTTATTCGAGATAGTCAAAGAATAATTCAAATGTCAGATTTTGGTTTAGGTAAAGCAATTGAATCTTTATCGTATTACACAGGCTCGAGTACATCAAATTATGGACAAATTCTTTATGTTTCTCCTGAACAGAGAGATAGCCTTCGAGATGCAACTGAACAAAGCGATATATACTCTCTCGGAAAATTAATATATTTTATTTTTACAGGTAAAGATCCTGATAACATGAAACAGTTTGAACTTTCTACACTCGTAGCAAAAGCAACTGAAGAGACTCCACAAGACAGGTATAAAAGTATCAATGATCTTGAAAACCACTTTAATGCATTAAAAGATCTACACCTTAATCAAGTAATCCCAATTGAAAATATCACATTTCGAGAGATTCTTGAGTCCGGAGAATATATAGATAATACAAAGGTACATGAAATACTGGTTAAAGGAATATATATAGGTCATGTTTATGAGGAATATATTAAGCCAGTTAATCAATATCTGTCATCTAACCTATCTGAATATTATAATCAAGTCGGAAACGGAATACGTGATTTTGTCAGAACCTATTCGGAACGACTTAATGTATGTTATCAAACAACAGGTTGGCCATTTTCTGCAATGAAAAAAATTGGAGAAATCCTTATTAAAATTATAAAAACAGTTAATGATAGTGAGACAAAATTGATTTGTTTCAAGCAACTCTGGTATTTAGCATTTGAAGCAGATCAGTGGGCTGTTCAAAGCGAACTTAAATCAGTTTTTAATGATACACATATTTCTAAAGCAATTGAAACGCAACTTTCAGAGTACATCATTTCAACTGGTAGAGGGGTTGATATGGAACATTTCGGCAATTTAATACTTCCCAAGATTATAAAAGCAAGTATCATTAAATTAAATGAAATTACAAGGAAGGAAAAGGATGTAACAGGAGATGATTTTCCATTCTAA
- a CDS encoding P-loop NTPase fold protein, translating to MKRLEKPFQIDIRQVGLDFETHISQAQNDRLIFSGGFGTGKTYFLNDFFNANEEYEAIHLYPVNYSVASNEDIFELIKYDIIIELFIKGVDIKKIDFNKFLTAQFFVQNKLYDIVSLLLEGAFKIKKSLFPLGEVILELKKKAETLKNEYDVYHKGVQIDDRKYLEKYLNDFESQKGNIYEDDSITALIRELITQIKLDRKKQVVLVIDDLDRIDPEHIFRLLNVFSAHFEHNNTSNKFAFDKVIFVCDIENIRNIFHAKYGSSVDFSGYIDKFYSKEIFNFDNSIEVAKRITNIFSTIEVDEKYKGTFDLRDLNKRITNEIGYIIQGMIKVNALNLRSLIKLRNNLYIIRFYEIKIQGRIKQNWNFNIILIFNFLRFVFGNDSGLANALKRCAQFNPTDIYDRFDNDNTDKLGNLIPILDPSFFIERMDGASSKYYDPTCDINISFKVETFGTMRDGIWGSVSHVDFPERIRYFVLLEKTYQEALKAGLLK from the coding sequence ATGAAAAGACTTGAAAAACCATTCCAAATAGACATAAGACAAGTTGGATTAGATTTTGAGACACATATATCACAAGCCCAAAATGACCGATTAATATTCTCCGGTGGCTTTGGTACTGGAAAAACTTATTTCCTCAATGATTTCTTTAATGCGAATGAAGAATATGAGGCTATCCATCTATACCCAGTTAACTATTCGGTAGCATCTAATGAAGATATTTTCGAATTAATAAAGTATGATATCATAATTGAATTATTCATCAAAGGAGTCGATATAAAAAAGATCGACTTCAATAAATTCTTAACAGCACAATTCTTCGTTCAAAATAAACTTTATGATATAGTTAGCCTTCTTTTGGAAGGTGCCTTCAAGATAAAAAAATCCCTCTTCCCTTTAGGAGAGGTTATCCTTGAATTAAAAAAGAAGGCTGAGACTTTAAAGAATGAATATGATGTTTATCACAAGGGTGTACAAATTGATGATAGAAAATATTTAGAAAAATATCTAAACGATTTCGAGTCTCAGAAAGGTAACATTTATGAAGATGATAGTATTACCGCTCTGATAAGAGAATTAATTACCCAGATTAAATTAGATAGGAAAAAGCAAGTTGTTCTTGTCATCGATGATTTAGATCGGATAGATCCAGAACACATCTTCCGGTTATTAAATGTATTTTCCGCCCATTTCGAACACAATAATACTTCTAATAAATTTGCCTTTGATAAAGTCATCTTTGTCTGTGATATAGAAAATATCAGGAATATTTTTCATGCTAAATATGGCTCGAGTGTAGATTTCTCAGGATATATAGACAAATTCTACAGCAAGGAGATATTTAACTTTGATAATTCCATAGAAGTAGCAAAACGCATCACAAACATCTTTAGCACTATTGAAGTAGACGAAAAATATAAGGGGACATTTGATTTAAGGGATTTAAATAAACGTATCACTAATGAAATCGGCTATATCATACAAGGCATGATTAAGGTCAATGCTCTGAATTTAAGATCTCTAATTAAACTGAGAAATAATCTGTATATTATTAGATTTTATGAGATCAAAATCCAAGGTAGAATTAAGCAGAACTGGAATTTTAATATCATTTTGATCTTTAATTTTTTGAGATTTGTCTTTGGTAATGATAGTGGTTTAGCCAATGCTTTAAAACGATGTGCGCAATTCAACCCCACTGACATATATGATCGATTTGACAACGATAATACTGACAAATTAGGAAACTTAATTCCAATATTGGACCCTTCGTTCTTTATTGAAAGAATGGACGGCGCCTCTTCTAAATACTATGATCCTACATGCGATATAAACATATCCTTTAAAGTAGAAACCTTCGGAACTATGAGAGATGGAATATGGGGATCAGTTTCACACGTTGATTTCCCTGAACGAATTAGATACTTTGTGTTGCTGGAAAAAACATATCAAGAAGCACTTAAAGCCGGTCTGTTAAAATAG